A genome region from Deltaproteobacteria bacterium includes the following:
- a CDS encoding phosphoenolpyruvate synthase: MRFFHLFKKEDRTASPGKSDSLEKTFAHFTELLKENNETLELMTDLEEKAGGHFLFDMTYLRSTSYLIAEKVGLVVTHLTRIAPDRYEELKEIYERIRLEVLKTLDKQKGIPWADYTIDLGQITAGLLPQTGGKNAHLGEVKNVLGLPTPDGFAVSTYAYIHFLSYNHLQDRILSILSGSPLKDQKTLQKTEEEIKTLILQARVPPDLEAAIMTSARKIGALGESSSGLALRSSAVLEDTHFSFAGQYATFLNIAPEEVSSKYKEIIASQFNARALFYMKSKGIVEEEMVMAVACQNLVPSKSAGVMFTSHFDPAYGEVILINALWGLGKWVVEGTVSPDLFLLDKTTGRLIKQQISKKTKRLTAGQGNILLEEAVPESLQESPSLNPNQLATLWKWARLLESHFHHPQDVEWALDPDGKLIVLQTRNLRGYERVEKKKDLDRLSGQYPVLLEGGAVGAFGIGAGPVFKMKSYEDLADFPKGAILVAPHTSSRFVSVMDKAAAIVTDVGSATGHMAILAREFHVPTLVDTEKATRVLETGQEVTVDSFNARVYAGRVEPLLSGLPKEDSLFLNTPVFERLQEVVRYIAPLNLVDPKLENFNPRSCQTFHDIIRFAHEKSIEEMFKLSEREDFQKLSAFRIKTHLPLNLYLLDLGGGLKKDGSHRSFPPEKVISIPFKALWKGVTSPGIRWAGPIGVDVKGLLSVMAQSATQPSGDFWDRTLALVSRNYLNFSSRLGYHFATVDSYCGPVRNNNYITFVFKGGAADTVRRGRRARFIGAVLEDLGFEVMIKEDLVKGEYRKYPEPMTEEKLEYLGRLMGCARQLDMVMADENMVAWYARAFLEGNYGFRRENEAVKR, translated from the coding sequence ATGCGCTTTTTCCACCTCTTTAAAAAAGAAGATAGAACCGCCTCCCCGGGGAAATCGGATTCCCTGGAAAAAACTTTTGCTCATTTTACCGAACTGCTCAAAGAAAATAACGAGACCCTGGAACTGATGACCGATTTGGAAGAGAAGGCCGGCGGCCATTTTCTTTTTGATATGACTTATCTTCGTTCCACCAGCTATCTGATTGCGGAAAAGGTCGGACTGGTTGTCACCCACCTGACCCGCATTGCCCCGGACCGCTACGAGGAATTGAAGGAAATCTATGAACGAATCCGTCTGGAGGTCCTAAAGACCCTGGACAAGCAGAAAGGAATCCCTTGGGCCGATTATACGATAGACCTGGGGCAAATAACGGCCGGGTTACTTCCGCAAACCGGGGGGAAAAATGCCCATCTGGGTGAAGTCAAAAATGTTTTGGGTCTTCCCACGCCCGACGGTTTTGCCGTATCCACTTACGCCTATATTCATTTTTTGTCCTATAACCATCTGCAAGACCGCATCCTTTCCATCCTGAGTGGTTCTCCCTTAAAAGATCAAAAGACCCTTCAAAAGACCGAGGAAGAGATCAAAACCCTGATCCTTCAGGCCCGGGTTCCGCCCGATTTGGAGGCGGCCATAATGACCTCCGCTCGAAAGATCGGAGCCCTGGGGGAATCCTCTTCAGGGCTGGCCTTACGAAGCAGTGCCGTCCTGGAGGATACCCATTTCAGTTTCGCCGGCCAGTATGCCACCTTTCTGAATATTGCCCCTGAGGAGGTCTCTTCAAAATATAAAGAGATCATCGCCAGCCAGTTCAATGCCCGGGCCCTTTTCTACATGAAGAGCAAAGGGATCGTGGAAGAAGAGATGGTCATGGCCGTGGCCTGTCAAAACCTGGTCCCGTCCAAGTCCGCCGGCGTAATGTTCACCAGCCATTTTGATCCCGCCTATGGGGAGGTGATCCTGATCAATGCCTTGTGGGGGCTGGGGAAATGGGTGGTGGAGGGGACGGTCAGTCCGGACCTGTTTCTTTTGGATAAGACAACAGGCCGATTGATTAAACAACAGATTTCAAAAAAGACGAAAAGGTTGACGGCCGGTCAGGGGAATATTCTCCTCGAAGAGGCTGTTCCCGAATCTCTCCAGGAGAGTCCCAGTCTGAACCCGAACCAACTGGCCACGCTTTGGAAGTGGGCCCGCCTGCTGGAGAGCCATTTTCACCATCCCCAGGACGTCGAGTGGGCCCTTGATCCCGATGGGAAACTAATCGTCCTTCAGACGCGAAATCTGCGGGGCTATGAAAGGGTCGAAAAGAAAAAGGATCTTGACCGCCTGTCCGGCCAATACCCCGTTCTCCTGGAAGGGGGGGCGGTGGGTGCTTTCGGCATCGGGGCCGGGCCGGTCTTCAAAATGAAGTCCTATGAGGATTTGGCCGATTTCCCTAAAGGGGCGATCCTGGTGGCCCCCCACACTTCCTCCAGATTTGTCTCGGTGATGGATAAGGCTGCGGCCATTGTCACCGATGTGGGCAGCGCCACCGGGCACATGGCCATCCTGGCCAGGGAATTTCATGTGCCCACCCTGGTGGACACCGAAAAGGCCACCAGGGTTTTGGAGACCGGGCAGGAAGTGACGGTGGATTCCTTCAATGCCCGGGTCTATGCCGGCCGGGTGGAACCTTTATTAAGCGGCCTTCCCAAAGAGGATTCCCTTTTTTTAAACACCCCTGTTTTTGAAAGGCTTCAGGAAGTCGTCCGTTATATCGCCCCTTTAAACCTGGTTGATCCCAAATTGGAAAATTTTAATCCCCGGTCCTGTCAAACCTTTCACGATATTATCCGTTTCGCTCATGAGAAAAGTATCGAAGAAATGTTCAAGCTTTCCGAAAGGGAAGACTTTCAAAAATTATCCGCCTTTCGCATTAAAACCCATCTGCCCCTCAACCTGTATCTCCTCGATTTGGGCGGCGGTCTCAAAAAAGACGGCAGCCATCGTTCTTTTCCGCCGGAAAAGGTGATTTCCATCCCCTTCAAGGCCCTCTGGAAAGGTGTCACCTCTCCCGGAATCCGCTGGGCCGGCCCTATCGGGGTGGACGTCAAAGGCCTGCTTTCGGTGATGGCCCAATCGGCCACCCAACCCTCGGGAGATTTCTGGGACAGGACCTTGGCCCTGGTCTCCAGGAATTACTTAAACTTCAGCTCCCGGTTAGGGTATCATTTTGCCACTGTCGATTCTTACTGCGGACCGGTCCGCAACAATAATTACATCACCTTTGTCTTCAAAGGGGGGGCGGCGGATACGGTCCGCCGGGGAAGGCGCGCCCGTTTCATCGGCGCCGTCCTGGAGGATTTGGGCTTTGAGGTCATGATCAAAGAGGACCTGGTCAAGGGCGAATACCGGAAATATCCTGAACCGATGACCGAAGAAAAATTGGAGTACCTGGGCCGCCTGATGGGCTGTGCCCGGCAGCTCGACATGGTCATGGCCGATGAAAATATGGTGGCCTGGTATGCCCGGGCCTTTCTGGAAGGCAATTATGGGTTTAGGAGAGAAAACGAAGCGGTGAAACGGTGA
- a CDS encoding universal stress protein — protein MAYKTIVCGVTGSEHSQKAAQEAARLAKENGAALIYVYAVDTSFLKGMTVELTPDFANKTLEHLGGHILERAEEIALSTGVTPQKILRSGEVLEVLKQVLSEEKADLLVIGHEERSFFEKVLFDGEVEDHVQELINQTGVSVQVIK, from the coding sequence ATGGCCTATAAAACAATCGTCTGCGGCGTAACCGGATCCGAGCATTCTCAGAAAGCGGCTCAGGAAGCTGCCCGCCTGGCAAAAGAAAATGGGGCTGCCCTGATTTATGTCTATGCCGTGGACACCTCTTTTTTAAAAGGGATGACCGTCGAGTTGACCCCCGATTTTGCCAATAAAACCTTGGAGCATTTAGGGGGCCATATTTTGGAAAGGGCCGAAGAAATCGCCTTGTCCACAGGGGTCACTCCCCAAAAAATCTTAAGATCCGGCGAGGTCCTTGAGGTTTTGAAACAGGTCCTATCCGAGGAAAAGGCCGACCTTCTGGTAATCGGCCACGAAGAGCGTTCTTTTTTTGAAAAGGTCCTCTTTGATGGAGAGGTGGAAGACCATGTCCAGGAATTAATAAACCAGACCGGGGTTTCCGTCCAGGTGATAAAATAA
- a CDS encoding ArsB/NhaD family transporter produces the protein MKRSFIFFLMLLSIIIGLSVPVTAAETPKPSGPSDILIISGAVNNVQGKAIKEAGLHFFLNGNKIELEEETTTSKTGRYEAELKFPSGTFPAAKVEMEAQKPSYKTSDKIHLDKIVKEKVDEKGNTYYLAHQGISLKRTISPAFWIATLILLLVYVLIAFEVMHRTLAAMLGAALLLFITYTAGTFNPDYAILSFEDAMHAMDMNVIFLLMAMMIIVGVMKKTGVFQWMAYKSFQLAKGNVFALAAILMFITAFTSAFLDNVTTMLLVIPVTIEIAVTLKINPITLLMPEVFASNVGGTATLIGDPPNIMIGSYAKLSFVDFVSNLTLICLISLVVTIIYFIYWYKKDYLKAQVGDVSKMTALMKEEYKITNKKLLIYCGIMLGITIFLFIIHGALHMEPSIAAMIGAAILMVISKVDIVEMLEHEIEWPTLIFFMMLFIVVAGAEETGLIQIIADWVKNVSGGSLVVAILMILWVSAIASAIIDNIPFTATMLPIVAYLTQVIPGAQTGVLWWALALGACLGGNGTMIGASANVVTVGMAERAGYPISFMYYMKVAAVPMLITIVLCSFWLLLVEM, from the coding sequence ATGAAAAGATCATTTATTTTTTTTCTAATGCTTTTATCGATAATAATCGGTTTATCAGTTCCTGTTACGGCGGCCGAAACCCCAAAGCCTTCCGGCCCTTCCGATATCCTGATTATTTCCGGGGCAGTGAATAATGTCCAGGGTAAAGCGATCAAAGAGGCAGGGCTGCATTTTTTTCTAAATGGGAACAAGATCGAATTAGAAGAAGAAACAACCACCTCAAAGACCGGCCGTTATGAGGCCGAACTCAAGTTCCCTTCCGGGACCTTTCCGGCGGCCAAGGTGGAGATGGAGGCCCAAAAACCATCTTATAAAACATCCGATAAGATACACCTCGATAAGATAGTCAAGGAAAAAGTCGATGAAAAAGGGAATACCTATTATCTGGCCCACCAGGGAATCAGCCTGAAAAGGACCATATCCCCGGCCTTCTGGATCGCCACCCTGATCTTGCTCCTGGTATATGTCTTGATTGCCTTTGAGGTGATGCACAGAACCCTGGCGGCCATGCTTGGAGCCGCCCTCTTGCTCTTCATTACCTATACGGCCGGGACTTTTAATCCGGATTATGCCATCCTGTCTTTCGAGGATGCCATGCATGCCATGGATATGAACGTCATCTTCCTGCTCATGGCCATGATGATCATTGTCGGGGTTATGAAAAAGACCGGGGTCTTTCAGTGGATGGCCTATAAATCCTTTCAATTGGCCAAAGGAAATGTCTTTGCCCTGGCCGCCATCCTGATGTTCATTACGGCCTTTACCTCGGCCTTTCTGGACAACGTGACCACCATGCTCCTGGTTATCCCGGTAACTATTGAAATTGCCGTGACCCTGAAAATCAATCCCATTACCCTGCTCATGCCCGAGGTCTTCGCCTCCAACGTGGGGGGTACGGCCACCCTCATCGGTGATCCGCCCAATATTATGATCGGCTCCTATGCCAAACTCAGTTTTGTCGATTTTGTGAGCAACCTGACCCTGATTTGCTTAATCTCCCTGGTGGTGACGATTATCTATTTTATCTACTGGTATAAAAAAGACTATCTGAAGGCCCAGGTGGGGGATGTTTCCAAGATGACCGCCCTTATGAAGGAAGAATATAAAATTACTAATAAAAAGCTGCTTATTTATTGCGGAATCATGTTGGGCATCACCATCTTTCTATTCATTATCCATGGGGCTCTGCACATGGAACCCAGTATTGCGGCCATGATCGGGGCGGCCATATTGATGGTGATCAGTAAAGTGGATATCGTCGAAATGCTGGAACATGAGATCGAATGGCCGACCCTGATCTTTTTTATGATGCTCTTTATCGTGGTGGCCGGGGCCGAAGAAACCGGCCTGATCCAGATCATCGCCGACTGGGTCAAGAACGTCTCCGGCGGCTCGCTGGTAGTGGCCATTCTGATGATCCTCTGGGTTTCGGCTATCGCTTCGGCCATTATTGACAACATCCCCTTTACGGCCACCATGCTGCCTATTGTGGCCTATCTGACCCAGGTTATTCCAGGGGCCCAAACCGGAGTCCTCTGGTGGGCCCTGGCCCTGGGGGCCTGTCTGGGAGGCAACGGGACCATGATCGGAGCCAGCGCCAATGTGGTCACCGTCGGCATGGCCGAACGGGCCGGCTACCCCATTTCCTTTATGTACTATATGAAGGTTGCTGCTGTCCCCATGTTGATAACCATTGTGCTTTGTTCCTTCTGGCTGCTGTTGGTGGAAATGTGA
- a CDS encoding SLC13/DASS family transporter → MAKEKTKLAGSGGLPEIPDRIQLAPIYKRIDWKRIFFILLGLGLFFLLYFIPSLPDAIDPTGKHFSLSPQGKSALGLFLMAGIWWVFEVMPIGVTSIAIGVVQALFAIRSAKDAFRDFMDPSVMFIFGSLLIGLAFTRSGLTRRLAYKMLSIIGENTKAILLGTMIITAALAHFMAHTAAAATVFPILMAIYSLYGEGDRPTKFGKALFVGMAYSAGAGSIATMLGSARAPAGVGMFKEFTGMDITFFELSKYLFPVAWIMVFLIWVMILIFFKPEKPRIEGLKKKAQDLYQQLGPMTGKEIFVIVCVIGVVVVMTLQSFIPAMKFLDRSALILVAGLLFFLTRLLTVKELEEIPWNIIFLFSGAMSIGFCLWQVGTAQWLAVHWLTMFKEAHWLVFVMSIATFVLLMTNFIMNVAAIAISLPVALVIAKYLGVTPEVVFYAALTTAGMPFILLIGAAPNAMAYESKQFTTGEFFGAGIPASIVLLIVLALAILTIWPLLGMPILVK, encoded by the coding sequence ATGGCTAAAGAAAAAACGAAACTGGCCGGTTCCGGTGGACTACCGGAAATCCCCGACAGGATTCAACTGGCCCCCATATATAAACGGATCGATTGGAAAAGAATTTTCTTTATTTTATTGGGGCTGGGTCTATTTTTCTTGTTATATTTCATACCTTCTCTTCCGGACGCCATTGATCCCACGGGAAAACATTTTTCCCTTTCACCGCAAGGCAAATCAGCCTTGGGACTATTTCTGATGGCCGGTATTTGGTGGGTTTTTGAAGTAATGCCCATCGGAGTGACCAGTATCGCCATCGGGGTGGTCCAGGCCCTTTTTGCCATCCGTTCGGCCAAGGATGCCTTCCGGGATTTTATGGACCCCTCGGTCATGTTTATTTTTGGCTCCTTGTTGATCGGTCTGGCGTTTACCCGATCCGGTCTCACCCGGAGACTGGCCTATAAAATGCTCTCCATTATCGGAGAAAATACCAAAGCCATTTTACTTGGAACCATGATCATCACAGCAGCCCTGGCCCATTTTATGGCCCACACGGCCGCTGCGGCAACGGTCTTTCCCATCCTGATGGCCATCTATTCTTTGTATGGAGAAGGAGATAGACCGACCAAGTTCGGTAAGGCCCTGTTCGTCGGAATGGCCTATAGCGCCGGGGCCGGAAGTATTGCCACTATGCTCGGATCGGCTAGGGCGCCGGCCGGGGTAGGAATGTTTAAAGAATTCACCGGCATGGATATTACCTTTTTCGAACTTTCCAAGTATTTGTTCCCGGTGGCCTGGATCATGGTCTTTTTGATCTGGGTGATGATTCTGATCTTTTTTAAGCCGGAAAAGCCTCGGATCGAAGGTTTGAAAAAAAAGGCCCAGGACCTGTACCAACAACTCGGGCCGATGACCGGCAAGGAAATTTTCGTTATCGTCTGTGTCATCGGGGTGGTGGTCGTCATGACCCTCCAATCCTTCATACCGGCCATGAAGTTCCTGGACCGCTCGGCCCTTATCCTGGTGGCCGGCCTGTTATTTTTCCTTACCCGGCTCTTAACCGTTAAGGAATTGGAAGAAATACCCTGGAACATCATTTTTCTTTTCAGTGGGGCCATGAGTATCGGTTTTTGTCTTTGGCAGGTCGGAACGGCCCAATGGCTGGCCGTACACTGGCTGACCATGTTCAAGGAAGCCCACTGGCTGGTTTTTGTCATGAGCATCGCCACCTTCGTCTTGCTTATGACCAACTTCATTATGAATGTGGCGGCCATTGCCATCTCCCTGCCGGTGGCCCTGGTGATCGCCAAATACCTGGGGGTGACCCCGGAAGTGGTCTTTTATGCCGCCCTGACCACGGCCGGCATGCCCTTTATCCTGTTGATCGGAGCGGCACCCAATGCCATGGCTTATGAATCCAAACAATTCACCACCGGTGAATTTTTCGGGGCCGGTATCCCGGCCAGTATTGTTTTATTGATCGTCTTGGCCTTGGCCATACTGACAATCTGGCCTTTGTTGGGAATGCCTATTTTGGTGAAATAG
- a CDS encoding CBS domain-containing protein: MPHEKKVSELMIPLTDYPHIPYWFTIKQAIAIVKKAALGLEGKLEPTILLIFDEKYQLMGSLSMKDLIRGIEKKFTRSGDWMSKEWDTPVFFEGLFTAGVKEEAEKPVSEIMSPVKETVQAGDSIIKAIYIMMEKDLTLMPVIDHGSVVGVIRLNEIFNEISKLVLGD, from the coding sequence ATGCCGCATGAAAAAAAAGTCAGTGAGCTTATGATCCCCCTAACCGATTATCCCCATATCCCTTATTGGTTTACCATCAAGCAGGCCATCGCTATCGTTAAGAAGGCCGCTCTCGGATTGGAGGGGAAGCTGGAACCCACTATTTTGTTGATATTTGATGAAAAATATCAACTTATGGGGTCCCTTTCCATGAAAGACCTGATCCGGGGGATCGAGAAAAAATTTACCCGATCCGGGGACTGGATGTCCAAGGAATGGGATACCCCTGTATTTTTCGAAGGACTTTTTACCGCCGGAGTGAAAGAGGAGGCAGAGAAACCGGTCAGTGAAATCATGTCGCCCGTAAAGGAAACCGTCCAGGCAGGAGACTCCATTATCAAGGCCATCTATATCATGATGGAAAAGGACCTGACCCTGATGCCGGTCATCGATCATGGGAGCGTGGTGGGCGTCATCCGCTTGAATGAGATTTTTAACGAAATATCCAAATTGGTTTTGGGCGATTAA
- a CDS encoding transferase, whose protein sequence is MKQLEKLIDRIINRININLREPAFDVRPYIQDIIPLQQFGKFYAFYGLTAHHPLYFRFNHSSLAGSYFLGKCMVDYSVLYKSDIRGDELKSRGDIHRYRDLDIPLHDDEVIHIKDSFLIKTLVHNFSHDPENLEEFLIQNTVALHYTNIHGSTVEGCYLAPFSSVDLTTLHDCVIGAFAYVQVGELSHHPVEAGKVWVQNGDLFDFSYTFPREVLTNYIDFQPGQVPKGIFIDFIESRKLDFQRVFDDVHVKPPVKVPKGAALSPFAVVKGQTRIRKNCLVAQRAYLENAYLGQGANAQENCYILDSHLEENNVTAHGGKIIHAHLGKKIFVGFNAFLHGREKCPLKVGDGCIVMPHTIIDLEEPLEIPAGNLVWGLIKNHRDLKEHSLPLTALSTVKKRLRQGAMEFQGSGAAFVQAFRDRIEHILKANGAFFDGAQNRGHAQKNQDISFNTIQPYSTGILKGLYPNIEIRP, encoded by the coding sequence ATGAAACAACTTGAAAAACTTATCGACCGGATCATCAACCGGATCAATATCAATTTAAGGGAACCGGCTTTTGATGTACGGCCGTACATTCAGGATATCATTCCCCTGCAACAATTCGGGAAATTTTATGCCTTTTATGGCCTCACTGCCCATCATCCCCTTTATTTTCGTTTTAATCACTCCAGTCTCGCCGGCAGTTATTTTTTAGGGAAGTGCATGGTCGATTACTCCGTTCTGTATAAAAGTGATATCCGGGGGGACGAATTGAAAAGCCGGGGAGACATCCACCGTTACCGGGACCTGGATATTCCCCTGCACGACGATGAAGTCATTCATATCAAGGACAGCTTCCTGATCAAAACCCTGGTCCATAATTTCTCCCATGACCCGGAAAACCTGGAGGAATTCCTCATCCAGAATACCGTGGCCCTGCACTATACCAATATTCATGGTTCCACGGTGGAGGGCTGTTATCTGGCCCCTTTCAGCTCGGTGGACCTGACCACCCTGCATGATTGCGTAATCGGTGCCTTTGCCTATGTTCAGGTGGGGGAGCTTTCCCATCATCCGGTAGAGGCCGGCAAGGTTTGGGTCCAAAACGGGGATCTTTTTGATTTCAGTTATACCTTTCCCAGGGAAGTCTTAACGAACTATATTGACTTTCAGCCCGGGCAGGTCCCCAAGGGTATCTTTATTGATTTTATCGAAAGCCGCAAATTGGATTTCCAGAGGGTTTTTGATGATGTTCATGTCAAACCACCGGTCAAGGTTCCTAAAGGAGCGGCCTTGAGCCCCTTTGCCGTAGTCAAAGGCCAAACCAGGATCAGAAAAAACTGCCTGGTAGCCCAAAGGGCCTACCTGGAGAATGCCTATTTAGGGCAAGGGGCCAATGCCCAGGAGAATTGCTATATCCTTGATTCCCATCTGGAAGAAAACAACGTTACGGCCCACGGGGGGAAGATCATCCATGCCCATCTGGGCAAAAAGATCTTTGTGGGCTTTAACGCCTTTCTGCACGGCAGGGAAAAGTGTCCCCTTAAGGTAGGGGACGGCTGTATCGTCATGCCCCACACCATTATCGACCTGGAGGAACCTCTGGAGATCCCGGCCGGCAATCTGGTCTGGGGTTTGATAAAAAATCATAGGGATTTAAAAGAACACAGCCTGCCTCTAACGGCCCTTTCAACTGTTAAAAAGAGGCTTCGCCAAGGGGCTATGGAGTTTCAAGGCAGCGGGGCGGCCTTTGTCCAGGCCTTCCGGGACCGGATCGAGCATATCCTTAAGGCCAACGGGGCCTTTTTTGACGGCGCCCAGAACAGGGGTCATGCCCAGAAAAATCAGGACATATCCTTTAATACCATACAACCCTATTCCACGGGGATACTCAAAGGGCTTTATCCCAACATAGAAATTCGTCCTTAA
- a CDS encoding ABC transporter substrate-binding protein — protein sequence MFYYLKKNFSVLHFCLFFILFNLFSTNTWADKKAVKLGFVADVTGPGFLITLSQKNALELGIEEINSTGGLLGRKVELIIRDSQMKPELGAVLARDLILRDKVDFMIGPTSPAVALMVSQVCKDNKKLIYFHGANIEKITAEQGHRYLYQVIPNTYMEGQAVAVFLSKKIIKKIAIIGPDIEYGHSQANAFKKKLAEINPSAQVVKEVWPKLGEQDYTHDIAALLASRPDLVYAILWSGDLAGFIRQARAGGMFQNVPMIGFFDYDLLKGLGADMIPNLYGFDFAPFYALSNPQIKAFTEKYKTRTGEFPSAWAITAYDGLMVLRKAVEKARSLETEKVITALEGLQWDSLRGPLYIRPLDHMANCGLYFGITYKDPKYSFFTLKNTSYIPGQEVWHSPEEIKALRK from the coding sequence ATGTTTTATTACCTGAAGAAGAATTTCTCCGTTCTCCATTTTTGTCTTTTTTTTATTTTATTCAATCTGTTTTCAACAAACACCTGGGCCGATAAAAAGGCCGTCAAACTTGGATTTGTGGCTGATGTAACCGGGCCGGGGTTCCTGATTACCCTGTCACAAAAGAATGCCCTGGAACTGGGCATTGAAGAAATTAATTCCACCGGCGGTCTTTTAGGCCGGAAGGTGGAATTGATCATCCGGGATTCTCAAATGAAACCCGAATTAGGTGCGGTCCTGGCCAGGGATCTGATCCTGCGGGACAAGGTCGATTTTATGATAGGGCCCACCAGTCCGGCAGTGGCCCTGATGGTCTCTCAGGTTTGTAAAGACAATAAAAAACTGATTTATTTTCACGGCGCCAATATTGAAAAAATTACGGCCGAGCAGGGGCATCGTTATTTATATCAGGTGATTCCCAATACCTATATGGAAGGCCAGGCCGTAGCCGTTTTCCTTTCTAAAAAAATCATAAAAAAAATCGCTATTATCGGGCCGGATATCGAGTATGGACACAGCCAGGCCAATGCCTTTAAAAAGAAATTGGCCGAGATCAATCCCTCGGCCCAGGTAGTCAAGGAAGTCTGGCCCAAATTAGGAGAACAGGATTATACCCATGATATTGCGGCCCTGCTGGCCAGTCGGCCGGATCTTGTTTACGCCATCCTCTGGAGCGGAGACCTGGCCGGATTTATCCGCCAGGCCAGGGCCGGCGGGATGTTCCAAAACGTGCCCATGATCGGGTTTTTTGATTATGATCTTTTGAAGGGTTTAGGGGCGGACATGATTCCTAATCTTTATGGTTTTGACTTCGCCCCTTTTTATGCCCTCAGCAATCCTCAGATCAAGGCCTTTACAGAAAAATATAAGACCAGGACCGGAGAATTTCCATCGGCCTGGGCCATTACCGCCTACGACGGGTTGATGGTTCTCAGGAAGGCCGTGGAAAAGGCCCGGTCCCTTGAGACCGAAAAAGTCATCACGGCCCTGGAAGGCCTTCAATGGGATTCTTTGCGCGGTCCCCTTTATATCCGCCCCCTGGACCACATGGCCAACTGCGGGCTTTACTTCGGTATTACATATAAAGATCCCAAATATTCTTTTTTTACCTTGAAAAATACCTCCTATATTCCAGGACAGGAGGTCTGGCATTCCCCGGAAGAGATTAAGGCCTTGCGGAAATAA
- a CDS encoding universal stress protein has product MKILVATDGSEQAMKAVKRALEMAEKEGAQVMIMSVAYFSRDDLDEMPPNIQDKLEAEARTALDKAKALFDEKSIKVETVLETGRVPANNIIRKAEEIKCDGILLGSTGRTGLKRAFMGSTAAKVVSLAPCTVTVIR; this is encoded by the coding sequence ATGAAGATATTAGTGGCCACAGATGGTTCGGAACAAGCCATGAAAGCCGTTAAAAGGGCCCTGGAAATGGCTGAAAAGGAAGGGGCCCAGGTAATGATCATGTCGGTAGCTTATTTTTCCAGAGATGATCTGGATGAAATGCCCCCCAATATTCAAGACAAATTGGAGGCCGAGGCCCGAACGGCCCTGGATAAGGCCAAGGCTCTTTTTGATGAGAAAAGCATTAAGGTCGAAACAGTGCTGGAAACGGGCAGGGTCCCGGCGAATAATATCATCCGCAAGGCGGAAGAAATAAAATGCGACGGAATCCTTTTAGGGAGTACCGGTCGAACCGGCCTCAAGCGGGCCTTTATGGGAAGCACGGCGGCTAAAGTGGTTTCCCTGGCCCCTTGTACCGTGACCGTGATTCGATAA
- a CDS encoding sulfite exporter TauE/SafE family protein — MDWLYVLMPISGVTIFWPGLVILGLGVGIIGGFFGMGGAWMVTPGLNILGFPMAFAIGTDVAHMAGKSLISTLRHGKFGNVDYKLGFIMLIGTVVGFEIGAQMIMWFERLGKVDLYVRWLYIILLALIAWMVFADVFKKRKKEKELKAAGKDLDNLATGIEWHKTLHKIKIPPMIHFKEAQIYCTAWLPIFVSFLTGWLAGILGIGGGLIRMPALIYFVGCPTHIAVGTDLFEVMISGLYGAGTYTFKGRTELVAALIMLIGAAIGAQVGTVATKYIKGYGIRIAFGLAVIGCGISVIMKLLPRYIPAWKTPLDVSATILVLGLVSALSLYILFKMIQGAKQELAMKKN; from the coding sequence ATGGATTGGTTATATGTTCTTATGCCTATTTCCGGAGTGACCATATTCTGGCCCGGCCTGGTCATCCTGGGACTGGGGGTCGGCATAATCGGCGGTTTTTTTGGTATGGGCGGGGCCTGGATGGTTACGCCGGGCCTCAATATCCTGGGTTTTCCCATGGCTTTCGCTATTGGCACCGATGTGGCCCACATGGCTGGAAAATCCCTGATCTCAACCCTGCGTCACGGTAAATTCGGGAATGTGGATTATAAATTAGGATTCATTATGCTCATCGGCACCGTGGTCGGGTTTGAGATCGGTGCCCAGATGATCATGTGGTTCGAACGACTGGGTAAGGTGGATTTGTATGTTCGATGGTTATATATCATTCTTTTGGCCTTGATCGCCTGGATGGTCTTTGCCGATGTCTTCAAAAAAAGAAAGAAGGAAAAGGAACTTAAGGCAGCCGGGAAGGATTTGGATAATTTGGCCACAGGCATTGAATGGCACAAGACCTTGCACAAAATAAAGATTCCCCCTATGATACACTTTAAGGAGGCCCAGATTTACTGCACGGCCTGGCTCCCGATTTTTGTCAGTTTTCTAACCGGCTGGCTGGCCGGGATCCTGGGTATCGGCGGCGGGCTGATCCGCATGCCGGCCCTGATCTATTTTGTCGGCTGTCCGACCCATATCGCTGTCGGGACCGACCTTTTTGAAGTGATGATTTCAGGACTTTATGGCGCCGGCACCTACACCTTTAAGGGCCGGACCGAATTAGTGGCCGCCCTTATTATGCTCATCGGTGCGGCTATCGGGGCCCAGGTCGGAACCGTGGCCACGAAATACATCAAAGGGTACGGGATTCGTATCGCCTTTGGGTTGGCTGTAATCGGTTGCGGAATTTCAGTTATTATGAAGCTCCTTCCCCGATATATCCCGGCCTGGAAAACCCCCCTGGACGTTTCCGCTACGATACTGGTCCTGGGGCTGGTTAGTGCCTTATCGCTCTATATTTTATTCAAGATGATCCAAGGGGCCAAACAAGAATTGGCCATGAAGAAAAATTAG